In the genome of Palaemon carinicauda isolate YSFRI2023 chromosome 13, ASM3689809v2, whole genome shotgun sequence, one region contains:
- the LOC137652276 gene encoding zinc transporter 7-B-like, whose amino-acid sequence MLPITIDVEETKPLTHVSKARLKDSISNVVRLVLSDSDSRNLFFFLLVNLTFGFVELFYGIWTNSLGLISDAFHMFFDCSGLLVGLAAKIITKWRANDKFTYGYVRAEILGGFMNGLLLMFVSFFIFAESVERLIEPPEVKHERLFVVSVLGLVVNLIGIFVFQHGGGHGHSHGGDHGHSHGGHGHSHSHGDHSHSHSHNGHAQHGHSHGGSSGGNSGSQIMQGVYLHILADTLGSVGVIISSVLMYLFGWMIADPICSLFIAVLILVSVLGLLKNSVEVLMQRQPRELDDVLSGCFYKISALPGVFSVQEPHFWTLCTGQYIGNIKLEVSAAADPRYVVQQSRAILSSVGVTQLYVQLDYSTM is encoded by the coding sequence ATGTTACCTATAACGATAGATGTTGAGGAAACTAAACCTCTTACCCATGTAAGCAAAGCAAGGTTAAAAGATTCTATTAGCAATGTAGTAAGATTGGTACTGTCAGATTCTGACTCTCGCAATCTCTTCTTTTTCCTGTTGGTGAATTTAACGTTTGGCTTCGTGGAACTCTTTTATGGAATCTGGACAAATAGTTTGGGACTAATATCTGATGCTTTTCACATGTTCTTTGATTGTTCAGGCCTACTTGTTGGCTTGGCAGCAAAAATCATCACCAAATGGAGAGCGAACGATAAATTTACCTACGGATATGTTAGAGCTGAAATTCTGGGCGGCTTTATGAATGGCTTACTGCTGATGTTTGTATCATTCTTCATTTTTGCAGAGTCTGTCGAACGGTTGATAGAACCTCCGGAGGTTAAACATGAAAGGCTGTTCGTGGTTTCGGTATTGGGACTAGTAGTGAATCTCATTGGTATATTTGTGTTCCAGCATGGAGGAGGACATGGCCATAGTCATGGAGGGGATCATGGCCATTCTCATGGTGGTCATGGCCATAGCCACTCTCACGGGGACCATTCACACAGTCACTCACACAACGGACATGCTCAGCATGGCCATTCCCACGGTGGAAGTTCTGGCGGTAACAGCGGTTCGCAGATCATGCAAGGGGTTTATTTGCACATACTGGCTGACACGTTAGGCTCTGTGGGTGTTATAATATCCTCGGTTCTCATGTACTTGTTTGGGTGGATGATTGCCGATCCTATTTGCTCCTTATTTATTGCTGTACTTATTTTAGTTAGTGTTTTAGGTCTGTTGAAAAATTCAGTGGAAGTCTTGATGCAGAGGCAGCCCAGAGAACTGGATGATGTTTTATCAGGATGCTTTTATAAGATTAGCGCTCTTCCAGGAGTTTTTAGTGTCCAGGAGCCTCACTTCTGGACCCTTTGTACTGGACAGTACATTGGAAACATCAAACTGGAAGTTTCTGCGGCTGCGGACCCCCGGTATGTCGTGCAACAGTCCCGTGCTATTCTCAGTTCTGTGGGTGTCACACAATTATATGTACAGTTAGATTATTCTACAATGTAG